The nucleotide window CGTTGGTTGCTTTTTTAATATCCCCAGAGGCTAAATAAATAAGCGCCAAATTATTCTGAGCTTTTTCATTATTCGGTTCTAACTCTAAGGCTGAACGCGTGTATTGATACGCTTCCTTGTAGTTACCGTACATGTAGTGGGAGTAGCCCATATTCAACAAAGCTTTGACTGAACTTTTGTCTATCGTCAGTGATTTTTTAAAGTACTCTTGTGCGATCTGATGCTTTCCGTCAACATCTTCCAGTACGCCAACCCCCATATAAGCTAGCGCTGGAGACATACTATCGACCTTCAAACTGGCCACTTCACTTTGGTTCAATGCTTGGTAGTTTTGGATAGTTTCACTGCTTTTTAAACGAACTTGGTCTGAATTAATCGCTTTAAAGAAATAACTACGTCCTTCATCTGTGCGACGTTGTTTGGTGTATAGAACGCCTAACTGCTCCAACACTTCAGTGTGGGCGGGGTTAAAATCTAGCGCTGCAAGGTAAGCTCTTTCGGCCAACGCATAATTACCGCGAGACGAATGTATTTGGCCAATAGTAAACAACGTTTTATCGTGAAACTCTTTTTCAGGGAAAGACAATGAACGTATATATTCATACAACGCCAAGTCTATATTATTGTCACGCAAAGCAATGTCACCGCGCATGATCGCTTCTTTTTCATTAAGCGGTGGATCATCACTAGTCAAAGTATCGATTGGTTTGCCGGAATACAATTCGGCATCAAACTGATTGGTTGGCTCATCGGAAGAAGCACAACCAAGTAGCAAAATTGGCAATAGTAGTAGAAGAAACTTATTGTATAACATCATAAACTTGCTCCCGGCGCAGTTAATGCGTCCATTACGATCAAGAGTCCAGGGCCAAGTGCGACAATGAAAAAGCAAGGCCAAATAAATATCAACATAGGGAATAACATTTTAGTCGGTATTTTCGCCGCAATTTCTTCAGCGGCTTGCTGTCGCTTATCTCTAAAATCTTCAGTATAGTCACGGAGCGTTTGAGCTAAGCTTCCACCCATTCTCGATGCATGAGAAAGCAAAGAAACCAAGCCTTCCAATTCCACTAAACCGGTTCGTTCGATAAGTTGCCTAAGCGCATCAGGCATAGTGACGCCCGCTTGGATTTTAGCAAATACAGTCTCTAGTTCATCCGCGAGCTCCGGCTGAGAGACATAGAGCTCTGATGCAACACGACCAAGAGCCGCATTAAAACCAAGCCCAGATTCAGTACATACAACAAGAAGATCTAGTGCATCAGGGACACCGTTTCTTATTTTTTTCTGACGCTCTTTTTGCAGCTTACTTAGAATAATATTAGGTGTGAATGTGCCAAGAAAAACACAGGTCATGATAAGTAAATTATTGTAGTCTCCACCCAACGCTATGTAATAAACCATAAAAGCAGCGACGATACCTATCAAGCTAGATAAAACCTTCAACGCATAGAAAACCGATAACGAGCTCTTCTCATGGAACCCGGCATGCATCAACTTTTCCGAGTAAGTTTCATTATCTTTTTTATTACCTTTACTTATAAAAGGGCTTAATGATTCTAACGTATTGGAGAAGTCGTATGGTTTTCGGCCAGTCGGTGCCCCGTCTTCTGATATCTGTCTCAGTTTCTTGTCCAAAGGAGAACGAGCTCCCAAAAATAGAAATCCAAGCGTGAGTGTTAACAAGACTGTTGTAAGCAAAATCATCGAATAGATAACCACCTGAGAGCTGATCCCAAACTCTGCTAACATCTGCTTCCAAACTTCAATATTTAGTAATTCCATAGGTTAAATCTCTATGCTGATGATCTTTTTAATCCACAAGGCTCCGATAGCCAAAAGAACAATACCGACACTCACCATGGATAGGCCGCGAGGATCTTTATAGAGTGGCTCGATATACTCGGGACTAGCGACCCTTAAGGCGAAGAACAAACCAAATGGGGATAACGTTAAGATCCATGCGGATAAACGACTTTCAGCAGAGAGCGTTTTGATTTTCCTTTCCAGTTTAAAACGCGCTCTAAGTACTTCAGATACCTTTTGCAGGTTTTCAGATAGGTTACCCCCAGTCTCTTTTTGCAACATTACGGCACTAGAAAATGCCAGCATTGAGACGGTTGGTACTCGTTCTGTCATCTGTAGAATCGCCAAGCGTAAGTCATAACCATAGTTAAGTAAGTTATAGGTATTTTTAAATTCAACACCGATTGGATCTGGAAGTTCTTCGCCTACTTCATTGAATGATTGAACGAGCGGTTGTCCTGCTTGCAATGCGCGTCGAATAATATCCAAAGCCTCAGGAAGTTGTTCCTCAAATCGAGCCATTCGGTAAGTCACTCGATTTTGCACAAATAGATAGGCGATAACCCAAACAAAAATGAACGCCCCCACACTGATGAACCATACTTGGTTGGTCATTATCGATATCAATGAGAGCAATACAGCGCAAAGAGAAACAATAAGTAAGAACCGGCTTAACGCCACTTTCATACCGGCTAGTTCCAACATTTTTTTCAAGCCACCGAAGAAAGAGATAACGATGAGCTTACGATCTAACGGGGACAGTTCTTTGTTATAGTGCTCTTTGAGTAATGACAAACTCTCTGCATCGATATTACGTTGCGTCTCTTTCAAACGTCGAGACAACTCTTTGTGCTTCGCTTTTTTCCCTGCTGCAGGGAGCAACAAAGCTTGAGAGATAAAAAGCACCGCAATGAATAATAGACCTAATGAAACGCTTACATTGTCCATAATCTCTCCTTAACCTTTGGTCTCACTAAAGAGCTCGAAAGGCAGATCGAGTCCACGTTTGACTAACTGGTCATGGTATTGAGGAACGACCCCCGTTGCCGTGAAATAACCGATAATATTGCCGTCTTCATCAATACCTTTACGCTGAAAACGGAATATTTCCGACATCGTGATCACCTCACCTTCCATGCCGTTGATCTCTTGGATACTCACCATCCGACGCTTACCATCTTCTTGGCGCTCCATTTGAACAACAAGGTGTATAGCCGAAGCTATTTGAGCTCGTAAGTTTTTGGTTGATATGTTCCACCCTGCCATCGAGAACATGTTTTCGACACGACTTAAGGCATCACGAGGGGTATTCGCGTGAATGGTAGCAAGAGATCCATCATGACCGGTATTCATCGCCGCTAGCATGTCAACGGCTTCGCTACCACGTACCTCCCCAACCACGATTCGATCAGGTCGCATACGCAAGGTATTTTTAACCAATTCGCGCTGGCTGATTTCTCCCTTCCCTTCTAGGTTCGCAGGACGGGTTTCTAGACGAATAACATGTGGTTGTTGCAGTTGTAATTCTGCCGAGTCTTCTATGGTAATAATTCTTTGGTCTCGCGGAATGAAACCAGAAAAGATATTCAGTGTGGTTGTTTTCCCTGACCCCGTCCCTCCTGAAATCAAGATATTCAGCTCACCTTTCACCGCAGCCTCTACAAATTTAGCCATCTGAGGCGAGACTGAGTCGTAACCAATTAAGTTATCCATTGTCAAACGATCGACGGCAAAACGACGAATCGAAACTGAAGGGCCATCGAGTGCG belongs to Vibrio splendidus and includes:
- a CDS encoding tetratricopeptide repeat protein, which produces MMLYNKFLLLLLPILLLGCASSDEPTNQFDAELYSGKPIDTLTSDDPPLNEKEAIMRGDIALRDNNIDLALYEYIRSLSFPEKEFHDKTLFTIGQIHSSRGNYALAERAYLAALDFNPAHTEVLEQLGVLYTKQRRTDEGRSYFFKAINSDQVRLKSSETIQNYQALNQSEVASLKVDSMSPALAYMGVGVLEDVDGKHQIAQEYFKKSLTIDKSSVKALLNMGYSHYMYGNYKEAYQYTRSALELEPNNEKAQNNLALIYLASGDIKKATNVFMRHMEAPEALNNVGYFLILQGKPDQAVPYLQQAIDKKSSYYKVANENLNRALSEVREMEQ
- a CDS encoding type II secretion system F family protein codes for the protein MELLNIEVWKQMLAEFGISSQVVIYSMILLTTVLLTLTLGFLFLGARSPLDKKLRQISEDGAPTGRKPYDFSNTLESLSPFISKGNKKDNETYSEKLMHAGFHEKSSLSVFYALKVLSSLIGIVAAFMVYYIALGGDYNNLLIMTCVFLGTFTPNIILSKLQKERQKKIRNGVPDALDLLVVCTESGLGFNAALGRVASELYVSQPELADELETVFAKIQAGVTMPDALRQLIERTGLVELEGLVSLLSHASRMGGSLAQTLRDYTEDFRDKRQQAAEEIAAKIPTKMLFPMLIFIWPCFFIVALGPGLLIVMDALTAPGASL
- a CDS encoding type II secretion system F family protein, with protein sequence MDNVSVSLGLLFIAVLFISQALLLPAAGKKAKHKELSRRLKETQRNIDAESLSLLKEHYNKELSPLDRKLIVISFFGGLKKMLELAGMKVALSRFLLIVSLCAVLLSLISIMTNQVWFISVGAFIFVWVIAYLFVQNRVTYRMARFEEQLPEALDIIRRALQAGQPLVQSFNEVGEELPDPIGVEFKNTYNLLNYGYDLRLAILQMTERVPTVSMLAFSSAVMLQKETGGNLSENLQKVSEVLRARFKLERKIKTLSAESRLSAWILTLSPFGLFFALRVASPEYIEPLYKDPRGLSMVSVGIVLLAIGALWIKKIISIEI
- a CDS encoding CpaF family protein, producing the protein MFFKRKNVNPEFEKKVEQISHDSEDANPVERLSSAETSSHSRTEASVEKEKAIDEARKVLEQELSIKHFFHKQLLETLDLGLLSSLEKERAKLDLHEAIVQLMADDGSHALSAEGRKRVIKQIEDEVFGLGPLEPLLADQTVSDILVNGPKSVYVERRGKLEKTPYTFLDDRHLRNIIDRIVSQVGRRIDEASPMVDARLVDGSRVNAIIPPLALDGPSVSIRRFAVDRLTMDNLIGYDSVSPQMAKFVEAAVKGELNILISGGTGSGKTTTLNIFSGFIPRDQRIITIEDSAELQLQQPHVIRLETRPANLEGKGEISQRELVKNTLRMRPDRIVVGEVRGSEAVDMLAAMNTGHDGSLATIHANTPRDALSRVENMFSMAGWNISTKNLRAQIASAIHLVVQMERQEDGKRRMVSIQEINGMEGEVITMSEIFRFQRKGIDEDGNIIGYFTATGVVPQYHDQLVKRGLDLPFELFSETKG